From the Hyphomicrobium sp. ghe19 genome, one window contains:
- the secF gene encoding protein translocase subunit SecF has product MKYIPVFKGFDFFPHDLNLPFMKFKGPALVASIIAMLGSIILCMTYGLNYGVDFKGGSLIELQTKSGNADISALRDKLNGLGFGNVQIQEFGTPNDVLVRLEEQPGGEAAQQPAVQKVIDATSTDYVQRRVEVVGPAVSSELRMTGFIAVAAGILAIVCYVWFRFEWQFALGAVVALSHDVLLTAGIFSFFQLEFDLSTVAALLTILGYSVNDTVVVSDRIRENLRKFKKMELNQLLNLSINETLSRTILTGVTAIAVLVSLYIFGGEVIRSFNLAMLLGVVIGTYSSIFIAAPLLGYLGVKRDWSDAAAKAVAETKTRGAKA; this is encoded by the coding sequence ATGAAATACATTCCGGTCTTCAAGGGGTTCGACTTCTTCCCGCACGACTTGAACTTGCCCTTCATGAAGTTCAAAGGGCCGGCGCTCGTTGCATCCATTATCGCGATGCTGGGATCCATTATCCTCTGCATGACCTACGGTCTGAACTACGGTGTCGACTTCAAGGGCGGCTCGCTGATCGAACTGCAGACGAAGAGCGGCAATGCGGACATCTCGGCGCTGCGCGACAAGCTCAACGGTCTGGGGTTCGGCAACGTCCAGATTCAGGAGTTTGGCACGCCGAACGACGTGCTCGTGCGACTCGAGGAGCAGCCCGGCGGCGAAGCCGCTCAGCAACCCGCCGTTCAGAAGGTGATTGATGCGACCAGCACTGACTATGTTCAGCGTCGCGTCGAGGTGGTCGGCCCCGCCGTGTCGAGCGAATTACGCATGACCGGCTTTATCGCTGTCGCTGCAGGCATCTTGGCAATTGTCTGCTACGTCTGGTTCCGCTTCGAATGGCAGTTTGCTTTGGGCGCCGTCGTGGCGTTGAGCCACGACGTCCTGTTGACCGCGGGCATCTTCTCTTTTTTCCAGCTTGAATTCGATCTTTCGACCGTCGCCGCGCTGCTCACCATTCTCGGATATTCGGTCAACGACACCGTCGTCGTGTCGGACCGAATTCGCGAGAACTTGCGCAAGTTCAAGAAAATGGAACTCAACCAGCTCCTGAATCTGTCGATCAACGAGACGCTGTCGCGCACGATCCTGACGGGTGTGACGGCGATCGCAGTGCTGGTCTCGCTTTACATTTTCGGTGGCGAAGTCATCCGTAGCTTCAACCTCGCGATGCTCTTGGGCGTTGTGATCGGCACCTACTCGTCGATCTTCATCGCAGCCCCGCTGCTGGGCTACCTGGGCGTCAAGCGCGACTGGAGCGACGCGGCTGCGAAAGCGGTTGCCGAGACCAAGACGCGCGGCGCCAAGGCCTGA
- the secD gene encoding protein translocase subunit SecD, whose amino-acid sequence MLQFTRTKIILILLTCFAGFAVAMPNFFPKEMVASWPSFIPKKQLPLGLDLQGGAHLLLAMDQDEIKKDWMNNLRDESRKILRDAKIGFTGIGIQGTQLVVKLAKPEERDAAIKQLDKVRQTIGSAVLGSGGYDVEVSAGTDPGTVIVKPTEAGLRARISNAAAASIETINRRVNNLGTSESTIVRQGTDRILIQFPGLKDTKELKALIGETAKLTFHEVHPSLSAEEAKQTSIPAGYKIYPGDKSEGPSEYLLREQPVVQGDDLADAQPGFDNRSNEAVINFRFNQSGARKFGNFTKDNVGKPFAIVLDNKVLSAPVIREPILGGSGQISGSFDVDSSNRLAVQLRSGSLPAKLTIVEERTVGPSLGADSIADGKRAGIIGGIAVVMLTILAYGTFGIFACVGLVVHLILTLALMTLIGTTLTLPGIAGLVLGVAMAVDANVLIYERIREELRAGKTAISAIDQGFQRAFITIADSQLTTLACALIMFWLGSGPIRGFAVTLTIGILTSIFASVTVVRLLISFWLKAQPKGRIQTVPV is encoded by the coding sequence ATGCTGCAATTCACACGCACGAAAATCATCCTGATCCTGCTGACCTGCTTCGCAGGTTTCGCAGTGGCAATGCCGAACTTCTTCCCGAAGGAGATGGTCGCGTCGTGGCCATCATTCATACCGAAGAAGCAGTTGCCTCTGGGTCTCGACCTTCAGGGCGGCGCGCATCTTCTGCTCGCCATGGACCAGGACGAGATCAAGAAGGATTGGATGAACAACCTGCGCGATGAATCGCGCAAGATTCTCCGCGATGCGAAAATCGGGTTCACCGGCATCGGCATCCAGGGCACGCAACTTGTCGTCAAGCTCGCAAAGCCCGAAGAGCGCGACGCGGCGATAAAGCAACTCGATAAGGTCAGGCAGACGATCGGCAGCGCCGTGCTCGGCTCCGGCGGCTACGATGTCGAGGTCTCGGCCGGAACTGACCCCGGCACAGTGATCGTGAAGCCGACTGAGGCGGGGCTCCGCGCGCGTATTTCCAACGCCGCGGCCGCATCTATCGAAACGATCAACCGCCGCGTCAATAACTTGGGCACGTCGGAATCGACGATCGTGCGCCAGGGCACCGACCGCATCCTGATCCAGTTCCCTGGCCTGAAAGACACCAAAGAGCTGAAGGCGCTTATCGGCGAAACCGCCAAGCTGACGTTCCACGAAGTGCATCCCTCGCTCAGTGCCGAAGAGGCCAAGCAGACGAGCATTCCGGCAGGTTACAAGATTTACCCGGGTGACAAGAGCGAGGGCCCGTCGGAGTATCTGCTGCGTGAGCAGCCGGTCGTGCAGGGCGACGACCTCGCCGACGCGCAGCCGGGCTTTGACAACCGCTCGAACGAGGCGGTGATCAACTTCCGCTTCAATCAAAGCGGCGCCCGCAAGTTCGGCAACTTCACCAAAGATAACGTCGGCAAGCCTTTTGCGATCGTTCTCGATAACAAGGTCCTTTCGGCACCGGTTATCCGTGAGCCCATCCTCGGCGGTTCCGGCCAGATCTCGGGCAGCTTCGACGTCGACAGCTCGAACCGGCTTGCGGTTCAGCTGAGGTCCGGCTCACTGCCGGCGAAGCTGACGATCGTCGAAGAGCGAACCGTAGGTCCGTCGCTCGGCGCCGACTCGATTGCCGACGGCAAGCGCGCCGGCATCATCGGCGGCATCGCGGTCGTCATGCTGACGATCCTTGCCTATGGCACGTTCGGGATCTTCGCCTGCGTCGGCCTCGTCGTGCACTTGATCTTGACGCTCGCCCTCATGACGCTCATCGGCACGACATTGACGCTGCCGGGCATCGCGGGCTTGGTCCTGGGTGTCGCGATGGCCGTCGACGCGAACGTGCTCATCTACGAGCGCATTCGTGAAGAATTGCGGGCGGGCAAAACTGCCATTTCCGCCATCGACCAAGGGTTCCAGCGCGCATTCATAACGATCGCCGACAGTCAGCTGACGACGCTGGCTTGCGCGCTCATCATGTTCTGGCTGGGCTCCGGTCCGATCCGCGGCTTCGCCGTGACGCTGACGATCGGCATTCTGACGTCGATCTTCGCATCCGTGACGGTCGTCAGGCTGCTCATCTCGTTCTGGCTCAAGGCTCAGCCGAAGGGCCGTATCCAAACCGTGCCGGTCTAG
- the yajC gene encoding preprotein translocase subunit YajC, which translates to MFTTSAFAQTAAASPMDPLGGLLIPMLAMLAIFYFLLIRPQSQRAKQLRERLNAVRRGDTVVTAGGMLGKVTKASDTSDEIEVELADNLKVRIVKSTLLEVRTKGEPVKDAT; encoded by the coding sequence ATGTTTACGACTTCCGCCTTCGCGCAGACCGCCGCCGCCAGCCCGATGGACCCACTGGGCGGCCTTCTGATTCCGATGCTGGCGATGCTGGCGATCTTCTATTTCCTGCTGATCCGTCCGCAATCGCAGCGCGCGAAGCAGCTTCGGGAGCGCTTGAACGCCGTCCGCCGCGGCGACACGGTCGTCACGGCCGGAGGCATGCTTGGCAAGGTCACGAAAGCTTCCGACACGAGCGACGAAATCGAGGTCGAGCTCGCCGACAATCTGAAGGTCCGCATCGTGAAGAGCACCCTTTTGGAAGTGCGCACCAAGGGCGAACCTGTCAAAGACGCAACGTGA
- a CDS encoding ATP-binding protein: protein MTDADAYRPLLERIADALERLSPSPLRTADFTAADAFVWQADTAGFEPVHEVSRVPLALLKGIDRTAGILLDNTRRFAAGLPANNALLWGARGMGKSSLVKAAHADALGTNGGLKLIEIHREDIGSLPKCLAILKAAPFRFIVFSDDLSFDHDDTSYKSLKAVLDGGIEGRPKNVIFYATSNRRHLMPRDMIDNERATAINPGEATEEKVSLSDRFGLWLGFHNASQDDYLAMVRAYVEHFGIKVADDELQRDALEWSTTRGARSGRVAWQYVQDLAGRTKTSMDRV, encoded by the coding sequence ATGACAGACGCTGATGCCTATCGCCCGCTGCTGGAGCGGATTGCCGACGCTCTCGAGCGTTTGAGCCCTTCCCCGCTCCGGACCGCCGACTTCACCGCAGCCGACGCGTTCGTGTGGCAAGCCGATACGGCCGGCTTCGAGCCGGTTCACGAGGTCAGCCGCGTCCCGTTGGCCCTTCTCAAGGGCATCGACAGAACCGCGGGCATTCTCCTCGACAACACACGGCGCTTCGCAGCTGGCCTACCCGCCAATAACGCCCTGCTCTGGGGCGCACGCGGCATGGGCAAATCGAGCCTCGTAAAAGCGGCGCACGCCGACGCGCTCGGCACGAACGGCGGCCTGAAGCTCATCGAGATCCACCGCGAGGATATCGGCTCGCTGCCCAAATGCCTCGCCATCCTCAAAGCCGCGCCGTTTCGATTCATCGTCTTCAGCGACGATCTTTCCTTCGATCATGACGATACGAGCTACAAATCGCTCAAGGCCGTTCTCGACGGCGGGATCGAGGGGCGTCCGAAGAACGTGATCTTCTACGCGACATCCAACCGCCGTCACCTCATGCCGCGCGACATGATCGACAACGAGCGGGCGACGGCCATCAATCCCGGCGAAGCGACGGAAGAGAAAGTTTCGCTTTCGGATCGTTTCGGGCTCTGGCTCGGCTTTCACAACGCGAGCCAGGACGACTATCTCGCGATGGTCAGAGCCTATGTCGAGCACTTCGGCATCAAGGTCGCGGATGACGAATTGCAACGGGATGCTCTTGAATGGTCGACGACGCGCGGCGCGCGCTCAGGCCGGGTCGCGTGGCAATACGTGCAGGATCTCGCGGGGCGGACGAAGACTTCGATGGATAGGGTTTAA
- a CDS encoding LysM peptidoglycan-binding domain-containing protein, translated as MMSCFGVSQCGRLSLKSATAVSLIIASLGLSGCSADVTRFDSTSFNFNDSPDATPIPSEPVRTSSLADNQTVGGSTPRGPYGAGASSVQVAALPEATGDHGSTSYYAPPSPQQTSPSASYRPTKPFARTANGPSYGRDSATVPSAPPVTPAAKGEMIEVQPGDTLYGLSRRHQVSLTELTSLNGLSNPNLKPGQKLYLPAAGASSDRSSVAAAKAVEAATPLSVPLAPAAPEVVANYNGTYTVKPGDSLYGVARSNNVKLAELQQVNGISDPRRVKPGTVLKVPGESANGAPSRMAESTPALPSYAPPHTAPPLAPASASAAPVPPAQSTPAVVAPITPSEPARYGDSTTAQPTVINGEKRVASLSDNKMTDASPDASPAVAPVQANATQPTRPTPTEQKPSPPEEKVAVAVPSAVAEGAASSANNSGKLRWPTIGKIVAGFGGRSDGTHNDGINLQVPLGTEVHAAESGIVAYAGSELKGYGNLVLLRHDNGWVTAYAHNDELLVKRGDKIKRGQVIAKAGKTGSVDQPQVHFELRQGSKPVDPMPYLEKL; from the coding sequence ATGATGAGTTGTTTTGGCGTTAGCCAATGCGGGCGCTTGAGCCTCAAGTCCGCGACGGCTGTTTCTCTAATAATTGCAAGCCTTGGCCTTAGCGGCTGCAGCGCGGATGTTACGCGCTTCGACAGCACGTCCTTCAATTTTAACGATAGTCCGGACGCGACGCCGATCCCGTCCGAACCCGTGCGCACAAGTTCATTGGCCGATAACCAAACCGTCGGGGGCTCAACTCCGCGCGGCCCCTACGGCGCGGGCGCATCGTCTGTACAAGTCGCGGCGCTTCCCGAGGCGACCGGCGATCACGGCTCAACTTCCTATTATGCGCCTCCGTCGCCACAGCAGACTTCACCGTCGGCATCCTATCGCCCCACGAAGCCCTTCGCGCGTACGGCAAACGGGCCGAGCTACGGCCGTGACAGCGCCACCGTTCCGTCTGCGCCGCCGGTTACGCCGGCCGCCAAGGGTGAGATGATCGAGGTGCAACCCGGCGATACGCTCTATGGGCTTTCGCGACGTCATCAGGTCTCGCTGACCGAATTGACCTCGCTGAACGGCCTGAGCAATCCGAACTTGAAGCCTGGGCAGAAACTTTATCTCCCGGCCGCGGGCGCCTCGTCCGATCGTAGCAGCGTTGCTGCGGCGAAGGCCGTCGAGGCCGCAACGCCGTTGTCCGTGCCGCTTGCGCCGGCCGCTCCCGAAGTCGTGGCGAACTACAATGGCACTTACACCGTTAAGCCCGGCGATTCCCTCTACGGCGTCGCGCGGTCGAACAATGTCAAATTGGCCGAGCTGCAGCAGGTCAATGGTATCAGCGATCCACGTCGCGTGAAGCCCGGTACGGTGCTGAAGGTGCCGGGCGAAAGCGCAAACGGCGCGCCGTCCCGCATGGCCGAGAGCACACCCGCGCTACCCAGTTATGCGCCGCCGCATACCGCGCCTCCGCTTGCCCCAGCGTCGGCATCGGCAGCTCCTGTCCCGCCCGCTCAATCGACACCGGCCGTGGTCGCACCGATCACGCCTTCCGAGCCCGCGCGCTACGGCGACTCGACGACAGCGCAGCCGACCGTCATCAACGGCGAGAAGCGCGTTGCATCGCTTTCGGATAACAAGATGACGGATGCGTCGCCCGATGCTTCGCCGGCCGTTGCGCCTGTACAAGCGAATGCCACGCAGCCCACGCGGCCCACACCGACGGAACAGAAGCCGTCGCCGCCGGAAGAAAAGGTCGCCGTTGCAGTTCCCTCCGCAGTCGCGGAAGGCGCGGCAAGTTCTGCGAACAATTCCGGCAAGCTCCGTTGGCCGACGATCGGCAAGATCGTAGCGGGCTTTGGCGGCCGCTCCGACGGAACCCATAACGACGGCATCAATCTGCAGGTGCCGCTCGGAACGGAAGTTCACGCCGCAGAGTCAGGCATCGTCGCCTACGCAGGCAGCGAACTTAAAGGCTATGGCAACCTCGTGCTGCTTCGCCACGATAACGGCTGGGTCACTGCCTACGCGCACAACGACGAACTGCTCGTGAAGCGCGGCGACAAGATCAAGCGGGGACAGGTCATCGCGAAGGCCGGCAAAACCGGCTCTGTTGATCAGCCGCAAGTCCACTTCGAATTGCGTCAAGGCTCGAAACCGGTCGATCCGATGCCGTATCTCGAGAAGCTCTGA
- the surE gene encoding 5'/3'-nucleotidase SurE, translating to MRILITNDDGINARGLEILKAIALGISPDVWTVAPETNQSGTSHSMTLHTPLRLRKLDERTYAIAGTPTDCVIMAVRHILKDQPPDLILSGVNHGSNLAEDTTYSGTVAAAMEGALLGIRSIALSLMMGFEEGARRALWETPLAHAPSLIKKLLEEKWEPKTLININFPDADPHEVKGIAVTSQGVRDQALLDIDSRIDPWGTPYFWFGFERRKSTLVPGSDLAAIADNKISVTPLSVDLTNHGSLKMLNAKLS from the coding sequence ATGCGAATTCTTATTACCAACGACGACGGTATCAATGCGCGGGGATTGGAAATCCTGAAGGCGATTGCGCTCGGCATTTCGCCCGATGTCTGGACGGTCGCGCCGGAGACGAACCAATCGGGCACGTCGCATTCGATGACGCTGCACACGCCGCTTCGCCTGCGAAAGCTCGATGAGCGCACATATGCCATCGCGGGTACGCCCACGGACTGCGTAATCATGGCCGTGCGCCACATCCTCAAGGACCAGCCGCCGGATCTCATTTTATCGGGCGTCAATCACGGCTCGAACCTCGCCGAGGACACCACCTATTCCGGCACCGTCGCGGCAGCGATGGAAGGCGCGCTTCTCGGTATCCGCTCGATCGCGCTGTCGCTGATGATGGGATTTGAGGAAGGCGCAAGGCGCGCGCTGTGGGAAACGCCGCTCGCGCACGCGCCATCGCTCATCAAGAAATTGCTCGAAGAGAAATGGGAACCGAAAACCCTCATCAACATCAATTTCCCCGACGCCGATCCACATGAAGTGAAAGGCATTGCCGTCACATCGCAGGGCGTCAGAGATCAAGCGCTGCTCGATATCGACAGCCGAATTGATCCGTGGGGCACGCCCTATTTCTGGTTCGGATTCGAACGGCGGAAATCGACGCTCGTTCCCGGAAGCGATCTTGCGGCAATTGCGGACAACAAAATTTCCGTCACGCCACTGAGCGTCGATCTCACCAACCATGGCTCGTTGAAAATGCTCAACGCCAAGCTGAGCTGA
- the serS gene encoding serine--tRNA ligase, whose translation MFDIKWIRDNATAFDEGLRRRGLEPQSASLIALDEKRRALLTELQEAQSQRNAASKEIGKAKAAKDEATATRLMTEVAELKQAIAKGEEDERKLDAEIRDALSVIPNTPREDVPFGTDEKGNVEIRKVGKPGTFAFTPKQHFEIGEALGLMDFEAAQKISGARFVVTKGAIARLERAIGNFMLDLHTGEFGYTEVNPPLLVKDQAAYGTGNLPKFAEDLFKTTNDFWLIPTAEIPLTNLVREQILDEAQLPKRMTAWTQCFRSEAGAAGRDTRGMIRQHQFTKVELVSVVTPEKALEEHERMTSCAEEVLKRLGLPFRTMLLCTGDMGFASQKTYDIEVWLPGQNTYREISSCSVCGDFQARRMDARFRPKDGGKPVYVHTLNGSGLAVGRTLIAVLENYQQEDGSVVIPDALRPYMGGLAQIQKA comes from the coding sequence GTGTTCGACATCAAATGGATCAGAGACAACGCGACCGCCTTCGATGAGGGTCTGCGCAGACGCGGGCTCGAGCCGCAGTCGGCGAGCCTTATCGCCCTCGACGAAAAGCGCCGCGCGCTCCTGACCGAGTTGCAGGAAGCGCAATCTCAGCGGAACGCGGCATCGAAGGAAATCGGCAAGGCGAAGGCCGCGAAAGACGAAGCAACCGCAACGCGGCTGATGACCGAGGTCGCCGAACTCAAGCAGGCGATCGCCAAAGGCGAAGAGGACGAGCGCAAGCTCGACGCGGAAATTCGCGACGCGCTTTCCGTCATACCCAATACACCGCGCGAGGACGTGCCGTTCGGGACGGACGAAAAAGGCAACGTCGAAATCCGCAAAGTCGGCAAACCCGGGACGTTCGCCTTCACGCCGAAACAGCACTTCGAAATCGGCGAAGCGCTGGGCCTGATGGATTTCGAAGCCGCGCAAAAAATTTCAGGCGCCCGTTTCGTCGTCACCAAAGGCGCAATTGCACGCCTCGAACGCGCCATCGGCAACTTCATGCTCGATTTGCATACGGGCGAATTCGGCTACACCGAAGTCAACCCGCCGCTGCTCGTTAAAGATCAGGCGGCCTACGGTACCGGCAACCTGCCGAAGTTCGCCGAGGACCTTTTCAAGACCACGAATGACTTCTGGCTCATCCCGACGGCCGAAATCCCGCTGACGAACCTTGTCCGCGAGCAGATCCTGGATGAGGCGCAGCTCCCCAAGCGCATGACCGCCTGGACGCAATGCTTCCGTTCCGAAGCAGGCGCAGCCGGACGCGATACACGCGGCATGATCCGCCAGCATCAATTTACGAAGGTCGAACTCGTCTCCGTCGTCACGCCCGAAAAAGCGCTCGAAGAGCACGAGCGCATGACGTCGTGCGCCGAAGAGGTTCTGAAACGCCTCGGCCTGCCGTTCCGCACAATGCTTCTGTGCACGGGCGACATGGGCTTTGCGTCCCAGAAAACCTACGACATAGAAGTCTGGCTGCCCGGGCAGAACACTTATCGCGAGATCTCGTCCTGCTCGGTGTGCGGTGATTTCCAGGCCCGCCGCATGGATGCACGCTTCCGCCCGAAGGACGGTGGCAAGCCGGTCTACGTCCACACGCTCAACGGCTCGGGCCTCGCGGTCGGACGCACGCTGATCGCGGTTCTAGAAAACTATCAGCAGGAAGACGGCAGCGTTGTCATTCCCGATGCACTTCGCCCCTATATGGGTGGCCTCGCGCAAATACAGAAAGCCTAA
- the tatC gene encoding twin-arginine translocase subunit TatC, with the protein MQERLPPTAAAPGIEPVREGQDDIDASKAPLLDHLIELRQRLIWALGAFVVMFFLCFSVAGHIYNVLVWPYMWASGSDHVKLIATHFLEQIMTQVKLAMFGAAFLSFPVIATQIYKFVAPGLYKNERRAFLPYLLATPVLFVIGAMMVYFIAMPVLIRFSIGLTHMSGEGVPEIELLPKVSEYLSLIMTLIFGFGIVFQLPVILTLLARTGIVTSEALAKGRRYAIVGIFAAAALLTPPDALSMCIMAIPTIGLYELSILAVRFVERQQAKARAQT; encoded by the coding sequence ATGCAGGAGCGGTTACCGCCGACGGCAGCAGCCCCGGGTATCGAACCCGTGCGCGAAGGCCAAGATGATATCGACGCCAGCAAGGCGCCGTTGCTCGATCACCTGATCGAGCTGCGCCAGCGGCTGATATGGGCGCTCGGCGCTTTCGTCGTCATGTTCTTTCTATGCTTCTCGGTTGCCGGCCACATCTACAACGTGCTCGTGTGGCCCTACATGTGGGCGTCCGGCAGCGACCACGTGAAGTTGATCGCGACCCACTTTCTCGAACAGATCATGACGCAAGTGAAGCTCGCGATGTTCGGCGCGGCCTTCCTGTCGTTTCCGGTGATCGCGACGCAGATTTATAAGTTCGTCGCGCCCGGTCTCTACAAAAACGAACGCCGCGCTTTCCTGCCGTACTTGCTCGCGACGCCCGTGCTTTTCGTCATCGGCGCGATGATGGTCTATTTCATCGCGATGCCGGTGCTGATCCGCTTCTCGATCGGCCTGACGCATATGTCGGGTGAGGGCGTGCCCGAGATCGAGCTGCTGCCGAAGGTGTCCGAATACCTGTCGCTGATCATGACGCTGATCTTCGGCTTCGGTATCGTATTCCAGCTTCCGGTCATCCTGACGCTTCTAGCGCGCACGGGAATCGTGACGTCGGAAGCGTTGGCCAAGGGCCGTCGCTACGCCATCGTCGGAATCTTTGCTGCCGCTGCGCTTCTCACGCCGCCCGATGCCCTGAGTATGTGCATCATGGCGATCCCGACCATCGGGCTCTATGAATTGTCTATCCTTGCCGTCCGCTTCGTTGAGAGACAGCAGGCCAAAGCCAGGGCACAGACATAA
- the tatB gene encoding Sec-independent protein translocase protein TatB, whose translation MFDISWSELLILGIVTLVFVGPKELPVFMRTLGRYAGVARRHANEFKAQFDAAMREAELDSMRKEVEQMQNSINSEVMKAKSSIDEASSATKIETNASAPQPSQAISPQPPLPLPSAPEMAPSPPMTAAPLPAPPLPASPEKYSSPAERTES comes from the coding sequence ATGTTTGATATCAGCTGGAGCGAGCTTCTGATCCTCGGGATCGTGACGCTGGTTTTCGTCGGCCCGAAGGAACTGCCGGTCTTCATGCGGACGCTCGGCCGCTACGCCGGCGTCGCGCGTCGCCATGCGAACGAGTTCAAGGCCCAATTCGATGCCGCCATGCGCGAAGCCGAGCTCGACTCGATGCGCAAGGAAGTCGAGCAGATGCAGAACTCGATCAACTCGGAAGTCATGAAGGCGAAGTCCTCGATCGACGAAGCGAGCTCCGCGACGAAGATAGAAACGAACGCGAGCGCGCCGCAGCCTTCGCAAGCGATTTCGCCTCAGCCGCCACTGCCGTTGCCGTCAGCGCCGGAAATGGCGCCATCTCCGCCGATGACGGCAGCTCCGCTGCCGGCGCCGCCTCTACCGGCATCCCCGGAGAAATATTCATCTCCCGCAGAGCGGACGGAGTCCTAA
- a CDS encoding twin-arginine translocase TatA/TatE family subunit, which translates to MGFSAQHILLLLVIALLLFGRGKISELMGDVAKGIKSFKKGMADDEEPVKPAPRTIENEAVNPDRTKVG; encoded by the coding sequence ATGGGTTTTAGCGCACAACACATTCTTCTGCTCCTGGTGATTGCCCTGCTGCTTTTCGGCCGTGGCAAGATTTCGGAGTTGATGGGCGACGTCGCCAAGGGCATCAAGAGTTTCAAGAAGGGCATGGCCGACGACGAAGAGCCGGTTAAGCCTGCGCCGCGTACGATCGAGAACGAGGCTGTGAATCCTGACCGCACCAAGGTCGGATGA
- the scpB gene encoding SMC-Scp complex subunit ScpB has translation MVPPRLTLVSDNTREKSETAPGEDAEGARAGGAASRSTAALSDPDAAIDHLSKSIEREKLRRLEAMLFASSQPLDAKSLARCLDANDDVHSLLIALQAEYKDRGVTLVRVAGRWQFRTADDLSFLLERQQKEERKLSKAALETLAIIAYHQPVTRAEIEEIRGVSTSPGTLDVLMEAGWIRPRGRRRAPGRPLTYGTTEDFLIHFGLDTIKDLPGLADLKAAGLLDANLPPGFTVPSPTDVAALMPDELPLTDDGDEEEEQSVLPLEDDGDERSEAQEPDESGEPEKKEGED, from the coding sequence ATGGTTCCGCCGAGACTGACATTGGTGTCGGACAACACGCGCGAGAAAAGTGAAACGGCTCCCGGCGAGGACGCGGAAGGGGCGCGCGCCGGTGGAGCAGCGAGCCGGTCAACCGCCGCTCTAAGCGACCCCGACGCCGCAATCGATCACCTCTCGAAAAGTATCGAGCGCGAGAAGCTGCGCCGGCTCGAAGCCATGCTTTTCGCTTCATCCCAACCCCTCGACGCCAAGTCTCTCGCGCGCTGCCTCGATGCCAACGACGATGTCCATAGCCTGCTGATCGCCCTTCAGGCCGAATACAAGGATCGCGGCGTGACGCTGGTTCGCGTCGCGGGACGCTGGCAGTTCCGCACCGCTGACGACCTCTCGTTTCTGCTCGAACGTCAGCAGAAGGAAGAGCGCAAGCTTTCGAAAGCGGCGCTCGAGACGCTCGCCATCATCGCCTATCATCAGCCCGTTACGCGGGCAGAGATCGAAGAGATCAGGGGCGTATCCACCTCGCCCGGAACGCTCGACGTGTTGATGGAGGCCGGATGGATTCGTCCGCGCGGACGCCGCAGGGCGCCCGGCCGGCCGCTCACCTACGGCACGACGGAAGATTTCCTCATTCATTTCGGCCTCGACACCATCAAGGATCTGCCGGGCCTCGCCGATCTCAAGGCGGCGGGCCTTCTCGATGCCAACCTGCCGCCGGGATTCACCGTGCCGTCGCCGACGGACGTCGCAGCTCTGATGCCCGACGAGCTTCCGCTGACCGACGATGGCGACGAGGAGGAAGAGCAGTCGGTGCTGCCCCTCGAGGACGATGGCGACGAGCGAAGCGAGGCCCAAGAGCCCGACGAGAGCGGAGAGCCAGAGAAAAAAGAGGGCGAGGACTAA